The Papilio machaon chromosome 15, ilPapMach1.1, whole genome shotgun sequence region TCCGAACGTCTGGGTATCAAACACGGCCATGAttccatattatattttggcTGCGGTGCCAATGTTACTGGAGGAAATGGTACTTTCAATTTCATAGCTGCATTATCGTCAATGCAGTTATCAAAGGTTACGTCTTGAGAATTACCTATACCGAAAGGTGTAACAGGATCGGCAGGTTTTATTGGAACTTTATAACTTCCAGGTTTCATATAAACTTTACTCATTTCATGAAACTCATCATTTTCAGGATCAATAAATTGCACGGGGCCAGATATATTAGTAGGAAGCACAACATTAGACGGAATCTGAATGTTGTGCGAATGATGAGTTATAAATTCATTGGGTTCTTTTTGAACCATCTGACCCCACGCCGCAAAAAAATCAGCCTCTTCTTTTGTGTCGCcacaactattatttttttgtacataacaTCCTCGTACTTCGTTATTCGATGCCATGCTtggaattaaagttttttccaCGTGACTTAAAGGTATCATTTTAGCTTTAAGATCTAAGTCTTTACGGTGCATCATATCGCATGGCGTATTTCCCAAAAGAGGTTGACCAGGAGCCTTGCCGAGTTCTGCATCcattttatgtttaagttGGTTGTATAATTCTCTTTGATCCGCGTAACACATGCTTTCTAAAACACGGAAGTCAGGCATATTTGAAATAGTCCAAGATTGGCGAGGTTTCGTCTCGCGAACGTTGCAAGGGTCGCATTTTATTTGAGATCTTTGAAACGAGTCTATTTCAGATTGATCGCTCAGGGGATAAAAGTTATGGGAATTCTGCGGTGGTGCTACGGGAAACTTTTTATAGCTCACCCCTGATCGAGCCGGCCAAGGCCCATCGTTAAATGATTGACAAACGACttgattttgattttgaatCCACGGCGGCTGTATTGCGTTGTAAAGTTGAGGTGACACGTTAACTGGTCTCGGGGTACTAACATGTGGCTTAgtttgttgaaatttatttgGATTTTGGTGTCTAGGAGCTGCGGAATTTGTGGCATAATAGTTATGAGTGAAACTTTTTTGCTCCATTGTAAAGCCATGGTCTAGACAtttgaaagttttataaatatgagtCAACATTTCTTTAGTGACCGCTTGCCATTGGACGAAGCATTCTCGTATATTAGGGCTGTAgtatttgttttcaattctCGAGAATGTGTCGTGTTTTTCGCTCAGCAATTCTTTAACACCTTTCCAACCGTCGAGAATACGTACAAAGgagaaaataaagttttttattacccACGGTATGCCTTGGGAATGTAAGTTGGCGACTGCGCTGTCTGGTTTTTGAACATTGGATCTAGTTTTGGCGCAAATGgaatgtatatttttgaagCAGGGCCTGTTGTGATGCGCTATTGCTATATTTTCAGCATCTGTGCAGGCTTCTATAGCTAATTGTACGATTTGGTTTGGAATCTGATCgtgaataacaattttatctaAAGCAGTCAGAAGAACATCGGACGATCCACAGCGGCTATTTTTATCATCTTCTTGATTAATCGTCTTTGTATTCTGTTTGGAATTACCAGCATCGCTTCGTAGATTTGCATTTGGATCGGATATATTACAGAGTTCCGAAACCATTCTTTCACCTTCGAGAAAAAAGTCAAGACTTGACGTAGACTCAGATTTCAGTGTCTTGTCCTGTTTTCTTAAACGTTCTATTTCGGTACTGTTGTCTTTGTATCGTTCGTGATAACGAATATCACTACTGTAAGCATTCTTTGTGTCTTGACTCTTTACGATTTTCTTTTTGGCTCCGGTTCCAATCGGCTCCTGGTTAGAAGTGGACCACGAACTCTGAGAGCGTCTGTCAGAATTAAGACGATCAGTCATTATCCCCGGTCCGCTGTAGCTCGATGAAGAAGGGTCAAAAACCAAACCCACGAGAGGAGAATTAGGTGGTGAGCTGAATGTTGGAACCGATGGATTATTgtacctaaaatattttaataaattaaataaaattcaatttatcttaataaaatttttgtataatataaaacatacattttgacAGCCGTCAGAGCAGGGCAATTCTATATTTGTAATCTGTTatccaaattttaaataacattgtacGTGATTAATAAATCGGATACCGGAATTTCCAACTACGAAGAAAAATAGACCGTAATACTTGCTATCTGACCCGTACAAAATAACGTATAATATTGTGTCAATACCTTGGATTCTGATACTGCTGGCTGGAGGAAGAGGTTTCGTATATTCCAGGAGTACCTCTGCTGTAATTTCCAGGGTTTTGTTCAGGTAATTCTTTGCTGCTGCCAcctaagaaaatttaatttaatttaatggttTCATATCAAGTATTGATTTCGGCTGCTAATGGTGAAGCGCAACATGTTTGAAAAAGAAGTGTCTTACTAAAGGTCTTCTGCGTCATCAAGGGATACTGATGCGAGGGTCCTTGGTAGCAGTCGCCGTGGTGCGCGCTCGCCCTGCCCGCCTCCGCTTTCCCGCCGCGGCTCTCACCAGGCTTACTCGAACCCTCGCTGCCATAATCTTGCATTTGGCTACGGTATTGCTGCAAATTGGTTTAAAATAGATGACTGTTTTTAATAGCCtatatacttaaaatttaatactaatattctatttcatgatgaatttgtttcttttatgaGCGATGCAAGTGTTTCGTAGACTATCTGTCCTAGGagtcaatataatattgtgcCCTATTTGAAATCGCCTAATGCTTAATATAGTATGTGGaaatttttttcgttatttctaaacattttccttttgttcgcttcaattaaaaatataatataaaatatgcctTCCGTTGCTTCCGTGACCTTTTGCCCTTACTCTTTCTCTCTTCTCATTTCCTattcttaaatgttttttctttaaaaaaatcttagttcTCCGCCATTTCAAATATGACACCCTAATACGAAGAATTcttcaagaagaagaagactTCATATCCTTGAATTGGTTACCTTCTACACTTAAATTTCAGgaacttattaatttagaaactcACGTATTTTCAATTGATTCTACCGAAAGAATGCTCCGTtgtaaaaaaacgaaaaaattaaaaaaaatatcttgcaATGATTTATGCAGGAAGGATTGCTAAAAATTTTCGCTAAAAAAATTCATTTggcaattttcataaaatctaGATGGTCCGTGTGAAAAATGTCATCAAAGGATTTTTGACCAACATTATCGTTAAAATCAAgaattttcgtaaatttaaGCAAAACTACTTCTAATTTTAACAAGTATTAAGGTTTTAAGAGCTTGCAATAAGATTTATACTGATTGGAATcaaaatttatcattttaggATCTCTGCCACTCACCTTTTGTGATTCAACTGGTTCCTATGCAGGAGGTCCGTGTTAGAACattgtacaaattaaaaaaactattcctTCTACTTAAAGCCAATTCGGCTGACGGAAatatagcaatttttttttacaaaaaaagcaatctattcttatttattagtGGAAATGATTTCACTCGATTTGTCGCGTGCGATGCTATTGTCTTCCTTATTTTCTAAATGAATAAGCGTTTTAAAGAAGTCTAAAATCACGGTCGATCTTAGATTTGTACTGAATAATGTCTGACTTGCCAAATAATTGAAACCAACCATATGATCTTGTTCATTTGTTTGCCGAGTTGGATGTCATTCGAATTTTGCTTTTTAGTGGCTATTTGACTGTTAGTTTGTATGCCATAGGAACTTCATAAAGATTCATTgcgaataatataataatttctaataaatttttaggTATATAAAGGTAGTAAAATTTGATGAGATTTTTAAGAGATAGTCTCTTAAAAATctcatcaaatattaaaaccacaacaaataaaaaatattgaacttTAGCTAACAGGATTGTTTCCTCagctgttttaaaaaataaacgaatacAAGTAGTAAGTTAAGTGCCATAGAAGACACGttaaacaaagtaattatagcttcaaacattaaaaacaacaagttatttaattctttatttagaGAACTTTTCGTGACTAAGCCCTTTTGGTATTGTTTACAAACTATCTAACAAGGACAATTCCGGAATAAGCTAGGAGCGTTGCGGTGAGAAGACTGGATGACGTCAAAGCATGGCCGTTGTTGCAGAAATCACTGAAGCACGAACACACCTCCTGACGTCCTCCATACCCAGCACGGTGGTAGCACATACCCTGGAATAGAAACCACGTACAAATATATACtctattcaaaaattatagGATTGTATTTTGCGTCCACCGTTCCTATTTCTGGAGAAGCTATTATTACACATATCTAAAAGTTTGTCCATCTGTATTTTAGAGTGAGATGAACACAAATTAGTTTTTGTACCTCTTTCTCAAAATCCTACAACGCATCAGCATTTCCTCTGTCTATGGGCGTCACCAGAgggataggaaggggaagcTAACCCCTCCTAGAgaatttgaaaatgtaaaatagatataaaaaatacttcgaATAAGACCATATCAATGGTAGATCTAGCCTAGATTATCGGTTGGCGACGCCCATGCCCCTGGCATTGCGGATTTCCATAACACCAAAGTTCccactgctcgtttgccctcATATAGAAATGTATTTGGACATTCCAAACCCATAGTAAGATTACCGCAGTGCTCATCATTCCGACAATTTCCAACTATTCTTTATCTTCTTACCTTGTACTTCGTTTCATCCCAACCGCATGACCGTATAACCCTTTGCTCCGGGTACTTGCCATTGACAGCGTGTTCAACTTGTTGCACTATCTTCCTGCAAAGTGTATGTGTGATGCCGCGGTCGTGCTCCGAACAGTTCCTCTTCAAGTTATCAGGCAGAACAGCAGCACTGCAGTATGTATTTGTCGCGCTGTTACATTCGTAGCACATTATCGCTGATCCTGGAAATTATAGAGAACATTAAGTATTACTTTAAATGGTGAAAACATGGGAAAATCAACATATACAGGTGATGCAGTGATGGTTTATATGCCGCTGTGTAATTCACTAAGTACACTATCTGAATGaaaggaattttaaataaattactagaGATTTattctgtcttcttctattttaGAGTTGGGAgacaatttataacatacattgtattttatttcagttatttctTCTTTCAATAACGTCTGACTAACGCTTTAAATCCATTCAGCATTGATCACGTAGCAATCCGGATCGAGACGGATATTGTCggatatataaaactagcttttacccgcgactccgtccgcgcgaaataaaatatagaaaacggggaaAAAATtcctatcctatgtccgtttcctggttctaagctacctgcccaccaattttcagtcaaatcgattcagttcagccgttcttgagttataaatggtgtaactaacacaactttcttttatatatatagattcataTCCCAATTGATGACATAAGTTGATTCGagattgaataaaataaatgaatacgaaatcttgtttataaatcttttaattatataatggtTCGATATCAGGATAAAatcctataaaataaacttatgtaAGGATGAAATAAACTTATGGATTATCAAGGGAATAAAAAGTTGAGTAAAAATTTATTCCGACTCgtgataataaaacaaaaatgtaatcttacttaataattgGAACTTAACATTTAGCACTAGAATTatggatttaatatttatatatgtaaagtaaTGCATACCATATTCGATGAATCCGCAAACGACAAGAAATGTGACTGCTAAACTATCCATCCTTGCACCTCTCCGTTGCCAGGCCAGACTGACACACTGACTGACAAGATCGCAGCTTACGTGCCTTCTGTACAGACtatagtatatatgtatatcacAGGTCTTTCAATTGTGTCATTTTATATACGGATACAGGACGTAACTCATTGTATCGTACAAAGGAAGCATGCAATTTGTTACGTTAATTTTGTTACGATTTTCTGTGAAGTTATTTACAAagattcttaaataaaattgaatagtaATTCTGGTGCTACTATCGGTAGACTTTTAATGCAGATTTTATGAAGAAAAGCATTTATTAGTTGACATGACCTTAATCGAGGTCCTTCGTTgctaagataaattatattaaatgttagaaATATTGGAAACCACTTCTGCATGttctatttgataaataaaactcgaataaatgaaaaactttttaataaatatactcacagataacaaacacaacagtaaaattaataaaaatttccatCTACAATTTACATGAACTAACACTCGAGGTAAGGTTCGttagataaagttaaaatgcTGCTAAACCTTTTAGAGTATCTTCGACATTTAACGTGATACCTGCTAATTGGTTCGCTACTTAGCGTTTTATATAGAACACATATGGGCTTTAGTCATAATTGTATCATCCAAGGATATCCCATTCATTAACAATTCTAACATATACATCCATATCTTCTGCAATTTACCCATGAATACATTCAGATCCATATTTTTACCAACTATCTTAGGATTCTGGTAACTATGGTAACTATAGTATCTATAAGTTTAAATCTTAAGCAAGGCGAATGTGAGTAACATTAAAGCGGTTGCTCCTACAGGCACCGAGGCTGAGTTGCAGCCGTCCTCCAAACAAGAGCACACCTCCTGTCTCCCGCCGAAACCTGACCGCTGGTAGCAACGACCCTGTGAACATGGAGAAGTAACATTACCAATACGTACAAAGCTTTATGTAATTCCACCCTTACCACAGTGTCTCGTGTAATCCGACATGCATTTGTTCGAGGTGATTTTTGCTAGACGTGTTCTATTTCTTCGTTTCTTATGAACTGAAGCTAGTTAGGTTCCTTTTTACCAGTATCAAATGACTTCAATCGAATACGGTTACAAGTGAATGCCggaagaaaacatcgtgatgcaacctaaACATATatgcaaagaaattcaaaatccGCATTAGTACCTAGGCCATCGTGATTGACTCAGAGCTAATTGCTTCTAATTTCTATTTAGTTCCTCCGTAGGGACTTATATGATCATGAAAACAAGGGGTACTAAGCCGCTAATTCCTGTAGCCTACCTTATAGCTAGTGTCGTCCCAACCGCAGCCTCTGATGACGCGGCTGTCGGGCGGCATGCCGTTCATCTCGAACTCGACAACCTGCTTGATCTTTCTGCACATGGTATCCTTAGGCCCGGTGCACGGCAGACGCAGAGAGTCTGGCAACTTTTCAAGAAGGCATCGCGAGTCATTGTGGCTATTGCACTGGTAGCACACTATCGCCAGACCTATAAGGAGAAGTCAACCTTAAAGTACATGAATTTAACAGAGATTTTACAGTAGCAGCTGTAATAACTTTTTAGGCTCTCGCGATCGAGAAATTTACGAAGGCAAAGATTATAAAGTCGTGGTAGTGTCAAGAAAACAATCTCACAGAGTATATACTTGTTTTTGTTTGCGACTTAGTCAGagcagaattaataaaaaaggtgaAAGAAAAGTATCTTGTGTTACTCGActctatattctatatctgtgccaaatttcaattagTTCTGTTGAACCGTTGCGTGGTTATCGTGTAAATATGAGAATCAAACGTATCCCACGGGAACCTTACACTTAGCTTATGTAATCTTCCAAACTGTACTACGTCTATAccaaattccatcaagatTTATGTatccattctggagataccttctaacaaacaaacatacaaacattcgcatttataacattagtaagatagatctagagcagggatccccaaactattttggacaagtgaccccctttaccaaaatgaaccgtttccacagacccccatggctaaattatctacttttaagatcaaataatgttattataattatttttcattgtaacttaggtcaatagaagaagacagagtgagaattagcaatgctttaagttcaatattgACCCTTTTGGGGATCTTTGATCTTAAGTAACTAGAGTAGTCACTAtaattagattaatataaatattaagttacttCGAAAATATACCAGTACGATAAAGATATGagaattttagcttaaacaaaAGTACAAATCAAAGAACCTTCAATACGCATAcactacaattatttaaacgataataataataatttaacttagtTACTGAGATAATAACACTTTGTACTTGCACGATGTCGATTGTGAATTAATTTCAGGACTCATCATTTAAGGTGTTGCTGTAGAAAAATACGCTTTCTGGAAAGCGTAAAACAGGAAAGAATACGAAAGTTCACTACAGGAGCGCCTTAAggaatatatttgtaacaagCAGTCGCACACAACATACTTCTGGATTTGACCACTTAAGGTTGATTgtggttttatatttatttttaatcaagtcGGCGTATAATCGCTTTATATAAGACGTGttatttacactatttttttcttttatatacttacttCTTCTACATAAAAGGTATTTTATCTGAGATCTTCATTTTTCTGCTTTAGATTGTTCTAATAATTTATGGAATATGTAACTTTCGTCTAATTTTACGGCCACAACTTGTATTGACAAATTGTTAGCTGTTTTTTCCAACGAGAATTCGAGAgatgataaagttttatacCTTTTCAACAGAGGAAACCTAcaatatgaataattaattaaagaatccGAGTTTAATGTGCAAAAGGACTGACTTTACCCCACGGAGTTTAAAACCCTTTAATAAAGCTTGTtatagttcttttcaaatatcttggcggcccaAGGTCATCTTTGCGGTGCGCAATACCCCGCGTCCCGCTACTCCTAAAATTGAGTTCCGAAGATAGCTGAAAACTATATTACACACCAGCAGTTTTTACTGTACAGTCGAAATgtgcagttaaaactgaaggtggATAGTGGCTTTAGTATCTTCATTGTTAGAATATCCtacaatatttactttacacAACTTATTGATGTATTAAAGTGCGCACTCGAAACACTATTTCATGTTTCGATGTAAAATTCTATTTGTGAACTGAATATGAACCATCAAACAGTTCCGGCGATACGTCATTCGCAAAACTATTAATAGAATAAacgtttatattaatattcatatcGGGGTTGCCAGTACTAAAATGTATAGGTAACCTCTTTAGTTCAGGACATAACCTAAATCTAGTCTctttagtacaaaatattaatacgtaAATGAATGCTGGAACAGTACGTTAAACGACATGTTACGCGTTAAACAAAAACTAGAAGCTAGGAATTATCtagtttgtttttacataacttttgaatagataaaaaaacaaattcactTTATATTTGGGAGATTTGAGATAGTGTCAATGGACAACTATCACGACGGTTtggaacataaaaaaataaaaaatatctatatcgTGTTTTTACTCATttctatatcaataatttattattatttctatgtcTACAATTCTTAAAGATTTGAAAATATGATCTAGTGTTCATGATGAAAACCTgccaaacattttttacacgATCGAATAAGTTGCACGTTTATGTGAGTACTTCCGTGAGtacatccgcgcggaataaaaaaaaataatttgtagcctacatgttcttccagactatgttctgcatctATGCCAAGTTTCATACAGATCCATTGAGCccttctgaagataccttttaacaaacatacatctaaactttggcATTTGTAACATTAGTAAAACATCATCACAATTCAACCAAACTCGCATGATAATTGCAGCTAATGCGCTACTGgtatatttgtatagataagcaaaaaaaagaaataagttagtAATGAATGGAAACTAATGtggaaaaatcttaaatttttctaattccTTATCAAAACTGTAGATTTAGCAAAGTGAAAAATTAGAGACTAgcttcattttgttttagtagTTATATTAAACTTCAATTTTCTATATGAATTTTACGTAGcgcaaatttaaaaagatatatgtTTTAGATATGAAACTTCGTTAAAACATCAAATCGCCATATTGTTTCCTATATAAATCACAAAATTCTACAATCCATTGTAAAATCACCGAATCAATCACCAATATTTGATCATAATGACACAAACCTTGGTGGAGTAAGCTACAAATTACCGCCAAAATGCACAGCGTCACTTGCGCCATTTTGTCGCGTCGAGAGTTCGGGTAGTCGCGCCAGTAATGGACCCGCTCGCGCCGGTTCCCGCCGGCCAGTACCGCGCGCGCGTCTGCCTGCAATACGACTGGCTAACAACTAGGTGCTACTAGCCCACACTTTGATgttatatctatcatctagaTGAACGGTGAGCGACGTTTATTCAATTGCCCGTAATACACCGTTAAATTGGTTAACATATGCGACGTTGACAATTGAATTAGGATATCTCTGAAGATCCATCTCTGGATGTCACCAGTTGTGCAATAGGTACTGACCCAGACCTCGATATGGAAATGGATCAGTATTCAGGCTGGATATGAGCAGCGGCAGTACTTCCTCCAAGATGAGCTTTTAATCGAACTGCATTATTGACGACTTTATAACTTTCTTATTGTTAAGATTAGAATTAAGTTATTGGAatgaagttccttatcgcgcgttgtgaaagggggctagacggaaaaaattcttacgaaaagttgtcacgacactttttacTAACCTAAATGTTGTCAgtgattcaaataaattaatctgaTTAAGTGAATCAAAATTATACCAGTCGCTACAAGCTTGGTTTGGATTAGATTCTATGATACAATTAGACTCTAAGTACTCTTACGATACAAACTTATTTTGATCGTTGAATCatgtacttaatatttaattgttgaaataatacttatagttaggaaatataattaagtacttaaaagaagattatttaatatagtagATATTACCGAACTGAGAAAAacagaatacaaaattttcaagAAGATATATATAATGAGCAATGTGTTGCAAAAAACcgcatacaattttattacaactattttgaaaaatcaaaTCATAACAAAAGCTAATAACCATAGTAGTTCCACAAGTAGGTCATACTGTAGATAGTCCCTTAGTACAAAtactaaatctaaattaacaGAGACTTACGTCAACAAAACAATAACCACTAGTAACATGTACAACTTacatattactagctgtcgcccgcgaactcatccgcgcggaattaaaacaatacttaataagtaacctatgtgttcttccagactatgttctacttttgtgctaaatttcatcaaaatccgttgagtccttctggagatactttcaaacatccatccatctaaacattcgcatttataatattagtaacatagtAAGATGTATTTATAGTTGTAGTTTCTGTTGTTTCAATTGACACACGAGAACCAATTCAATTAGGGCGCATTGAGGTCGCAAAGGACACACCCTATGTCAATCCATCGCTCTATCG contains the following coding sequences:
- the LOC106718367 gene encoding uncharacterized protein LOC106718367 produces the protein MQDYGSEGSSKPGESRGGKAEAGRASAHHGDCYQGPSHQYPLMTQKTFSGSSKELPEQNPGNYSRGTPGIYETSSSSQQYQNPRYNNPSVPTFSSPPNSPLVGLVFDPSSSSYSGPGIMTDRLNSDRRSQSSWSTSNQEPIGTGAKKKIVKSQDTKNAYSSDIRYHERYKDNSTEIERLRKQDKTLKSESTSSLDFFLEGERMVSELCNISDPNANLRSDAGNSKQNTKTINQEDDKNSRCGSSDVLLTALDKIVIHDQIPNQIVQLAIEACTDAENIAIAHHNRPCFKNIHSICAKTRSNVQKPDSAVANLHSQGIPWVIKNFIFSFVRILDGWKGVKELLSEKHDTFSRIENKYYSPNIRECFVQWQAVTKEMLTHIYKTFKCLDHGFTMEQKSFTHNYYATNSAAPRHQNPNKFQQTKPHVSTPRPVNVSPQLYNAIQPPWIQNQNQVVCQSFNDGPWPARSGVSYKKFPVAPPQNSHNFYPLSDQSEIDSFQRSQIKCDPCNVRETKPRQSWTISNMPDFRVLESMCYADQRELYNQLKHKMDAELGKAPGQPLLGNTPCDMMHRKDLDLKAKMIPLSHVEKTLIPSMASNNEVRGCYVQKNNSCGDTKEEADFFAAWGQMVQKEPNEFITHHSHNIQIPSNVVLPTNISGPVQFIDPENDEFHEMSKVYMKPGSYKVPIKPADPVTPFGIGNSQDVTFDNCIDDNAAMKLKVPFPPVTLAPQPKYNMESWPCLIPRRSDDVMGEDQKMVARPLLPGLDLRNVDTLDVLSALTSDRAWEAAKQSVPKFVDLLQEGSKSDTARLYDALGLGGSDEYSDEFKEAKSKIESNDLGPWTTEAHNKNFAMKSLPDLWDVDKGNAVQSECTGQPHTDCGTTKNSDQEIKPFDRNEYNETSLPKNAETKENVRCPSFDHTGNYIRDDKEKKSIGKSKVSVSGMWYHPKKKKPLPASVNKKFEYILKKFSQINEYTFIQHDMDIKVAPRFYEVVKYPMCLHDISTKLKNSSYNDYDQVVQDFRRIFNNVRLYLKTYPDAAMKKNINKLSADFDRMLNDEFQNKSESKPKAQDGIENLDNCSKKTEKDNIPKNNEHNTETNRKDSKPK
- the LOC106718501 gene encoding uncharacterized protein LOC106718501 translates to MDSLAVTFLVVCGFIEYGSAIMCYECNSATNTYCSAAVLPDNLKRNCSEHDRGITHTLCRKIVQQVEHAVNGKYPEQRVIRSCGWDETKYKGMCYHRAGYGGRQEVCSCFSDFCNNGHALTSSSLLTATLLAYSGIVLVR
- the LOC106718467 gene encoding uncharacterized protein LOC106718467, encoding MAQVTLCILAVICSLLHQGLAIVCYQCNSHNDSRCLLEKLPDSLRLPCTGPKDTMCRKIKQVVEFEMNGMPPDSRVIRGCGWDDTSYKGRCYQRSGFGGRQEVCSCLEDGCNSASVPVGATALMLLTFALLKI